A window of Pseudomonas alcaliphila JAB1 genomic DNA:
ATAGCATTACCTTGTTTCGCTACCACCAGCCACATACCGCTGTCAATAAATACAAATCAGATTCTCAAATTACTGGAGAAGCCCATGAACACCACGACACAAACCACACCCGCAGGCGGCAAGCTTCAGCTCAAGATGAACATGGAATCGCTGCAACTCCGCGTGGAACTGAAATCGCTGCTTCAGTTGTTCGGCGCACAAACATCCCTGGCAGAGCTTGCCATCACAGAGTTTGGAGGCGAACTCCGTGTTGAAGAGGCACAGGAAGCTGGGGGCTCGCTCTACTACTTGCCGCTACGACTAACCCCAGACTTCATTGACCACATCCTGGATCAACTTTGCCCGGATAGCAGACGCGCAGCCATTGAGTGCCTTAATAAGTATCGCTCTGCATGGAACAGGGCCGATCAAGACACCGCACAGATGCTGGAGAAAAATGCTGATCTGCGAAGATCACTACAGCTGTTCAAGAAACAAGAACAGATGGTCCACACTCTCAGGAAGATGCTCTCCTCGCTTCAAAAAAACCGCCAACCGGCGCTCTAACTCAGGGCCGCCGTCATGACTACCAAACGTCCAAAAGAGTTTTTAACTCCCACGCCCCAAGAAATCCTTAACGCAATAACGCTCTGGCAGAGCATGCACGGGGCCCCCAACGGGCAAATCACGCGGGTCGCAAGGATGGAGCGAGAATTCACGACAGTCTTCGGGGGCAGCTTCGGCACCGTCTCGATTGATCAATTGCCGCAGGCGATAGATGTACTGTGCAATGTCATCGCCAACCTGGACCTGCTTAGCCTCAGGTCGGCGACCAAGAGACTGGAACTGATCATGGAGCATCTGGTCACGACAATCGGCAAAGGGTCAGGTCGTGCAGGCTTCGCCGATGCAGAAGCCCTCACAAGCGCACTCCAACTCGCGCGACTAGAGCCAGACTTCCCTTACACCTACCCGGGCTGGGCTAAGTAAAATGGCCGACCTCACTCCGCTGGCTGAACTTTTTCCGGGTTTCAGCCTGCCTATGCCAGGCAGCTCAATGTCGGATAAAAAGGCACTCAGCTGCGCCAGCAAGCACTTTCCTAGCACGTCAGGCCTGCAACATGCAGCAGACTCCATGAGCGGTAGTGGGCAGCTAGCTGCCCCAGCTATTGCCCGGAATGTCACAAGCCATCCTCAGAGGATATGGATCAATCAACCATGAATTCACTGAAAGAAATCACAGAGCTACTTTACGCAGTAGGGGTGTCCATGCCCGGCAGCCCCATGTCCGACGAAGAGGCACTCAGCTATGCCCGAAAGAACTTCCCCTATGGAAATTTTTGCCTGGTGCGTGACTGGCTGTGGCTCGATATAGAGACCACGGACGCTCAACGGCATGCCCTGGAGAAGACACAACGCCAGCCGGCTTTGATCTATGCGCACCAGGTTGTCTTCGACAGCGAGCGACGATGGGATGTCGGCGACTTCGTGAGAACTTCGCTACTGCATCAGTTCAGCGAGGGATTTCATTTCAGAACGCTCAATTCTGTGTACCTGCTACTGGGCCCCGGTACTCGCAAGCCTGCCAGCGCCGACACCATCGCATGCCTGATTTAAGCCATTGAGTATCCCGGTGAACACACGGCCTCAACCAGCAGTTGATCATTGATCTGTGAGGAGCAGTAATGCGCCCAATTTCTCCCGAGAATATGCGGAAGCTGCGCAAGGCTCAGGCATACCCTTTCAGCCAGCCGGTCACGGCCTATCTCACTGATGCCCATATCGCGGCATGCTGCTGCCTGGGAGTAATGCATCGACATGTCAGGGCTGATCCGCTCGGTGGGCGATTTGCCGATGGGCGTCTGATCCGCACCTCGGACATCCTGCGTATCGAACTGGAGGGAGAGTTCTGGGTGCTCCACACATACACAGGAAGCTTCTATGTCATCGCCTCGTTCCACCCAGGTGGATACCAATCCCTAATGGACTATCAGGCATTTCTGCCTCAGGGCTTCTATCCGACGCCTGATCGGCTCCACTGACTCAATTCAGAAAGAGGCCAAGCCGTGTCATGAAGATCATAACTCCTTCTTCATCTCCACGCCTGGGATCATTGCTGGTCTTTCCGGGGATATCAACGACCTGTTCCTGACTCACCTTTTCTGGGCCGGCCCGATGTGTAGCGAGCCAATCCAAGGGGCGTTGCTATTCAAGATTGGGGCCCAAAATCTGCGACACGACTACCGTGCCGCATGGGCGATTGCGACATAGCTGGCAACCAGTACTCCGGCAGCCACAGGCAGAAACCGGCCAAAAGCGGTCACTTGACTGTTTTTCCCGATGAGCAGCGACACAACAGTAGCGATCACCTGCTCTACGCCTTAGCAGGTGATCACTGCTCAACAAGCGACGTTCCTTCGAGATAATCTGTCGAAACCGTTGTTTGGCTGAGCGGTAACAGACGCACTGTCGTGCTATATCCTGCAGCAAGTGATAACCGATGAGGCAATCCGCCCCGACTGGGATTGATCAGGAACAAATAACTGGCTCCTGACCATCTTGGCAAAGCGCATACCGCGGATCAATGACGCAGCGCTTCCTGCGCGGCCATCGTGTCTGCACGTTCAGCATCTTCCAGCCACGATTGCGCAATAAGCTCAAGCATTGCGTGGGTGCGTACGAAGTCCAACGACGCCTGCGCCCATTCTTGTGCTTGTTGAGCCAAGCTTCGCTCCTGGTCACCACCCTCTCCGAACGCTTTGCAGAACACGCCTCGCATGTTGACCCTTTCGATTCGAATCCCAAGTTCTACATGCGAAGAAGCGATCGTCTCGATGACATGCCGAACGGCTTCGTGTGGCCAGGCTCCATCCGTAGGGCTCGTTGGCGCATGCGCCAGTACTTGGCCGATCAGCTGATCGGTAATGTCCTGACGATTCTGTTCCGCTGCCAGGCATCGGAGCTCAAGGCACCACGCCAGCAAGGCATCCTGATTAACCTCTTGATCCGTCTGACCTGGCAGGGACTTCAAGCTTTTCAGCAATTGATACGCAGTAGTGGCACGGCTCTTCTGCAATGCAGAGGCTTCCACCGGCTCTGCCCCCTTAGCCCTGAAAACCAGACATACCATCTGCATGAAGAAGCTCGGCTGCTCAAGCAGCATTCGATGCAAAGCTTTAGGGTCATGGCGCAGCATAGGTAGGTAGGCAAACTCCAGGCTCGCCATTTGTTCCAGCGTCGTGTCCGGTCGCTCGGCCAACTCCCTCATGACCTTTTCAACGTCAAAGAAACCTGTGGCCAGCCGAGCACCAGTCTTGGCGTTTTGCTCTGCAACGCCTTCCATCAGCAGCGACACGACTTCCTCTGTCGGAATCTCACCGAGTCTACGGGATACGGCGCTCAAGGCGGCGACAGGACGTCCGACCTCTCGGTATTTTCCCACTGCATAGAGCAGCTCATCGGTGCTCACTTCGAGGGGGTATGGTGATTTTTCAGTCCAATAAGCTCGCGCTACCTCATCGCCGAAGGATTCGACGTACAGCCATGTCTGCCTATCCTCTGGGATACGCTCGATCACCCTCGCTACACACTCAGAAGGCAGGCCACTGCCCAGAAGCGCCGAACGCACCTCCTCTTTCCACCTATCCTCGAAGCGTACGATCCCGTCCGCCATAACTGCTCCAGCTGCGAGCTCACGCTCCTTAACAGCACTCGCAAGCAGGCCTGTGAACAACGCAAGGCGTTCGTCGTAGGACAGCTCAAGACGCAACGCGGAGTAAATCACGGAGTGCGAAATCTTAGCGCGGCCCGCCAGCTGCAGGACGCCCTGAACGCCTAGCCTCTCATGCACCGCCGTCATGGCCTGCAAGCGGGCATTTTCAACGAGCTGGACAAAATCGGCACCTTCGTCATCAATGCCGTCCACAGGTGGCGTCCAGTCATCAAACAACCAAGTATGCTTTTCTACCAGCGCTTCGGGTGCGTACTGGTCGATCAGGGGCATCAAGCGTTCAATCCGCTCCGCCGACATCGCCCAATTTGCGCTCGAATACTTCTGGTGATGCTTGACCTGCACGTTCAAGGCCTTCCAGATTTGCGTTCGGTTATCAACGTCGGCGACGCTCAACACCTCGCCGAGCCGCTCGACGGCGGACTCGAATGGATCCTGCTGAAAGCTATGCAATGATTCAATCAAGGTGATCCAGCGCTCTGGCAGCGAGCCTGCAGCTTCGATCGCCAGCGCGATGATCTTGGCCTCACTCTCCCAGACCAAACCATAAGTCAGGGTTTCACCGTGATCCTGCCCATACTCCCGAAATTTCGGCTTTTCGGTTGGCGAGCTGGTATCCCCTGAACTGGGAAGCAAGCTGACGAGGAGCGACCAAGCAATGCTCGGGACAGTGTTCACGGTGGATTGCAGAACGGCCAAACGACGCTTCGTCCTCACAGAAGTGCTTGGCACCCAAGAGAGGAAGATAGCGCGCAGGCTGTTGATGGGACGGTTGCTTAACTTGCCGCCCGGGTCGATCGCCGCAAGCTTGGCCAGGCTCAGCACTGCCCGCTCAAAGTAGTTCGCATCCCAAGCGATCACTTCCAGCGCCCACAACAATCCGCAGTGGTATGTGACTGGCGTGAGCATTCCAGGATGCTCGTCGAAAATGGGCAAGATGCTCGGCGAGGCGCCCTCAAGCTGGCGCTCGAGGGCTTCAAGAAAAGGGCCTGGAGATGCCTCTGCAAGTAGCACGAGATTCTGGCTCAGACTGGCCATCAACGTGGAGTCGCTCGATAGCCCAGGAATCGATCTGACCAAGTCGTCTACAAAGGTTTGCGGATCACCTCCGGCAACTGTGAACCCCGCATGTCTATGCAACACGGCCATGTGTAGCAGCGTAGTCATCAGCCCGTTTCTGAGCTGTTCACTATGAGAAGTATCTTGGTCGCGTTTGCTGCGTAGCAGGAAGGGTTCGTCTGCAGTAGGTGGTTTGTGCGACGCCACAGCGCTCTGGAAAACGGCGATCAGAGCCGCTTTAAACTGTTCCAGGTGCCGGCGCCCAACCCGATGGGCAAGGTGTAGAAACGCATCGACTGGAGCTTTGGTGGCCCACAAGTTCTCAATGCGCTCGATGGGCGAATCCTGCATGGCTAGGAATCTGAGCAGTTCGTCCTCGGTTTCGTCATAAGGTTTCTGGCTGAGCGAGCTGAGGATTTGTTGATCATGTTCAACATCGCAGACCCACGCTCCCGCCAGCATGGCCGGTATCAGTGCGTCAGCATCGCCGACCCACGTGGGCAATTCAGCGGTACCACTTGGCTTCTGTCGAGCTAAGACCGCCAGGCTGCGACCACAGGTACGCGCAGCGTTATACCCTTCGCTTTCAGACATGCCCATGCCGGTGAACGCTTTGCCAAGCTGGGTACTGGTGGGACGTGCCAGTTCTACATGATCACTCTTCTTGTCCTCTGCTCCGGCGCTTATCACTGTTGGCCCCGAAGTCTTCAGGATGCCAACACAGCTGCGCGCGGCCAGTCTGGGCAAGTAGATAAGGTTGCTCGTGTTAACTAGGTGTCGAGCGGCCTCCTCCGTCTCAACGATCAATGTGCGTGCTTCCAGCGTCTTGCGCACCGGCTCGGGCGCTTTGCGGATAGCTGCGACCGCAAAGGCGATGACCTCATCTGTAGTGTCTGCGGCAAACGCCAGTCGCCCACTTCCTTGGGCCAAGTTTCGCAGCAAATCTTCTGCCTGGGATTCGCGCCCGGCGAGCAGAACATCTTCGACTAGTGCAGGTTCGAAGCGACGGGAAAAGGACTCCCAGAACTCATCCGTGCTGATCACTCCGTGTTGGGGGGCGCGTCTGAATGCATGTCGTGCCCAACGCGAGGCAACTGCCGGGCTTTGCGCAAGCCAATCCTCCAGCAACGGGCCATCAAGATAGACGACACGCTTCCACTCACCTAGCTCATTTTTTTCATCAAGCCAGTCCTCAACTTTTACCTGTGGCGTGTCCCATGTCCTGGGCGAAACGATGACTAAGGTGCACTCAGCACGATCGTCAGCAATGACCTCTTCGGTGCGCTTGCTGTAGTCACCTTCGGCCTTGGTTTTGCCGGCACCGTTGGTTCCGAACTCCCAAATCGACTTTCCGTCGGGCACGAACGGGGATGTTGCATCGACGTCGAGATAACCATCGAACCCTCGAACTTGCCCCATGTCTCCGTGCAAAAAACGAAGCCGACGCACCCGGGAGGCGGTGGCCCAGGTGAGGTCAGCCACCAGTTCGGGAACTTTATCCCTGCCTTGGAGGGTGTCGGCCCACTGCCCTAGCTCAAGCGCACTGATCCACTTCAATGTTTTTCTCCTTTCACATGGCGCAGCGGTGGTGGCCGAGACGGTATGCCCCCCTTGCAGAAGCGACTCTAACGCACGCCAGAATGAAACTGCTAGGCACTCAGCATGGCTACAGACAGCGGCTTGCGCCATGCCTCGGCAGGCAAGTCTCCAATGGAACAGATGGAAAAGAGGACGTATGTATTTATCGGGCAGACTGGCCGCTTCTGGCCGATTGCAGCCTGTCATGACCGGCAGCTGCCGGCCAAAAGCGGCCTGTCGCGAAGGGCAGGTTTCAGCTAAAAGTAGATAAGGGCGCGTTAGCGGAGCTCGTTTTTTTGTCCTGACGAAGTGGTAGATGGGCGAATCGGCGAGACCGAAACTCATATCGCAGGGTATGAGCGCCAAGCCCCGCCCATCAGATACCGAGGGTTTGGTGGTTTGAACGATCTATCCGGATAGCTCCGGTTTGGCACCAGGTTTTTGCTCGTCGGAGTTTTGCGCGCTGGAAGACGCCTCGATAGACGATGGGTTTTCCTCATCCAGCTGGCAAATCGTGCAGTTCTGGCTATCTGGATGATTAGTTTCGACATAGCGAACGCGGCGGCTTCCCGATTGCCGGTTTGCGCTCACGCGGAAACGGGGTCGATCAGGGGTCTTCATATTCAATCCCTCACGTAGCGAAATAGATGCTTGGTAACGTCGCCTGGAGGCTGCGAACGGTGATGGATTCCCCGGGCCTCAAGGGGGCTGGCATGACGTGCTCAACCCTCAGGACTGTGCTCAACCTGTTCGCAATAGCGACGGAAATTATCCGTCAGGTCGGGTGGGCATACGCCGCACTGGCGATTCCCCGGCACGGCGTGATCGATGAACGCGGGATAGGGCAAGTTCAGTTCCGCCATGATGTCGCGGAAGCGCTCCAACGTTATCGCTTCACCGAGTCGGGGATTGCGCTGCTTTTCCTGGGCGATGGTCGAGACTCGTCGGCCGCTGTAGTCATGGCTGGGATAGACCAGGGTGTCGTCTGGCAGCGTGAACAGCTTGTTTCTAACGCTGTGAAACAGGTCGTCGGCGCTGCCGTTCTGAAAGTCAGTCCTACCGCAGCCGTCGATGAGCAATGCATCACCGCTGAACAGGCGATCAGCGAGGAGATAGGCAAAGTGCCCGTCTGTGTGCCCGGGGGTATGCAAGGGTGTGAACTGCAGGCTGCCGACGATGAAAGGGACACCTTCTTCGATGCCCACATCCGTGCAGGGCAACTTGTCGATAGCCGGCCCCGCGATACGGCAGCCGGTCTGCTTCTTCAGCTCCAGCGCGGCGGTGATGTGGTCGGCATGTATGTGGGTATCCAAGGTGAACGCCAGCTGCAGGTCCAGCCTGGCCAGCTCGGCCAGGTCGCGGTCCGTTGCGGAAATGACCGGGTCGATGAGCACGGCCTGGCCGGTGTCCTCGCACCCGAGTACGTAGGTATAAGTGGACGACACGGGCTCGAACAGCTGGCGAAATATCATGATGGTCTCGGCTAGTGGTGAGTGTTCAGCGGTGCCTGTTCCAGCGCACTGAGCAGTGCATACTTTTCCTGATCGATCTCGCCCCGCGTGCGGATACCCAGCCGGCGCAAGATCGCCAGCGGCGGGCACCAGCCCTGCAAGCCGTGTTGCAGAAGAAACGGCAGCACGACGCCAGGCAGCAGAAACCACTTTCGGTTTGCTGTCAGGCCAAGTAGCAAGCCAGACAGCGCGAGCGAGGAGGCATTGACCTCAAGCACGCGCTCCACGTCCCACTCGCGATCCAGGGCGTCGATACGCTGAAGGATTGCGCTTCGTCCCATCCCGCTGAATCGACGAATGTTCTCGTCCGTTTGCCGATCGATTTCCTGATTCACAGGTTGGGACGTTGAGCGGCGAACCCGGTCCGCCTGGTCATGATTGGTACTGTTTTGCTGTATCGATGACATGTTGATCTCCTGGTTCGCGCCGGCGGGGTGGGCGCGGCGAGGTGAAAAGTCACAGCGATGCCGCATATTTTTAGGACGAGTGCGGGACGTCGAGTTCCGACCGGGCGTCCGCTGTAGCGTCTATACGATCTATTGAAATATATATTGATAAATCGTATTGTCAAATCCACCTGACCCACCTGAACAAAATGGCCCACATGGCAGATCTCGATATCGAAACGCTTCGTCGCAGTGCTGCGGACGCCTGCGGCTTGCTGAAAGTGCTCGGCAACCCTGACCGCCTGCTGTTGCTCTGCCAGCTGACCCAGGGTGAGCACTGCGTGGGTGACCTCGCCAATGCGACGGGCATTGTGCAGCCGACCCTGTCGCAGCAGCTCACGGTGCTGCGCCATAACGGCTTGGTCAGCACCCGACGCGAGGGCAAGCAAGTGCATTACAGCATCGCCAGCCAACAAGCGATGGAGGTTATGCAGGTGCTCTACCGGCTTTACTGTCAGCATCCCGAACGCGAGGAACCCTCGACATGACGATTGACTGGGTACATTTCACACCGTGGTCCTCGCTCGCCGGGGGCGCGCTGATCGGTCTTGCTGCGACCTTGTTTATTCTGTTGAGCGGAAGAATCGCGGGCATTAGCGGCGTGATCGG
This region includes:
- a CDS encoding metalloregulator ArsR/SmtB family transcription factor, which produces MAHMADLDIETLRRSAADACGLLKVLGNPDRLLLLCQLTQGEHCVGDLANATGIVQPTLSQQLTVLRHNGLVSTRREGKQVHYSIASQQAMEVMQVLYRLYCQHPEREEPST
- a CDS encoding MBL fold metallo-hydrolase, encoding MIFRQLFEPVSSTYTYVLGCEDTGQAVLIDPVISATDRDLAELARLDLQLAFTLDTHIHADHITAALELKKQTGCRIAGPAIDKLPCTDVGIEEGVPFIVGSLQFTPLHTPGHTDGHFAYLLADRLFSGDALLIDGCGRTDFQNGSADDLFHSVRNKLFTLPDDTLVYPSHDYSGRRVSTIAQEKQRNPRLGEAITLERFRDIMAELNLPYPAFIDHAVPGNRQCGVCPPDLTDNFRRYCEQVEHSPEG